DNA sequence from the Primulina eburnea isolate SZY01 unplaced genomic scaffold, ASM2296580v1 ctg1404_ERROPOS492791, whole genome shotgun sequence genome:
CCTGATGATGCCTCCTCTACGGTAGAGGAATTGGTTGCTAGGCAGGGCCCCTCTGTCAGTGAGTTGGTCTTCAGGCTAGAATCTGCTGGTGACTCTGATCATGAATTTGATCGGCATTCTGAGTCGGGAGATGGCTGTAGACCGGAGAGTCGTATTCTGGATGCTGATATGGGGGATATTAAGAAAAGGAAGGAGAATGCTTTTCATAGGTCGCGTAAAAAGCGACAGGGCGGTTCTAGGGCCCATTctccatgaattttctcatatggaATGTGAGGGGGCTCCGGAACTCGGAGTCTCAACAGAGGCTACATGCCCTCGTTAAAGAAAAGAGAGTCAAGATCTTGGCTATTTTGGAACCCATGATTGATCTTGATGTTCGTTTTATGACTCGTCGTTTTGGTTTTTCTCGAGTTATATCGAACTCCTCGGGTCATATCTGGGTTTTCTTTGCTGAGGATGTGATGGTTGAGTGTCTCCTTGATCACACTCAATTCCTTCACTTCAGGGTTTCTGCTAGTTTTTTGCCGACCACTGTGTTTTGTTCCTTTGTTTATGCTAAGTGTGACTACATTGAGCGCAGACATCTTTGGGCTTCTTTGCTTCAGGTTAAGCCTGATCAGGGTCCTTGGCTTGTTGGTGGTGACTTTAATGTAGTTAGGAAGTTCGTCGAGTGTTTGGGTTCTTCTGGTGGGCGGTTGCTTCCCATGGAAGAATTTAATCACTTTATTTTGGATTCTGGGTTAGTGGACGCTGGTTTTGAGGGGTCTTCGTTCACGTGGACGAACAAGACCGTTTGGAAGCGTCTTGATAGGGTTTTTGTGTCTGTTGATTGGGGTGATCATTTTCATTCTATTCGTGTGGAGCACCTCATTCGTACAGTCTCTGATCATTGTCCTCTTTTTGTGTCAGTCCCGATATTTGCTAGTGGGCCGAGTTCTTTTCGCTTTCAGAGCATGTGGCTCAGGCACCACGGTTTTTTGCAGACGGTGCGGCTTAATTGGAATTTGCCGTGTCATTTGAACGGCATGCACCGTCTTTTTGTGAAATTGAAGCGCCTCAAGAGCCACCTGAAGTGGTGGAATAAGAGTGTTTTTGGGGATCTTTTTGTCAAACTTGCTGAGGCGGAGCAGGCTGTCCGGGTTGCTGAGGCAGTTTGCGAGGCTGACCCTTCGGATTTGCATTGGACTAGTTTGTCCAATTGCAATGACGACCTTGCTCGGGTTACTGccatggaggcggatttttggCGGCAAAAAGCCGCTTGTAGGTGGTTAGAGGATGGTGAGAGAAACACCAAACTCTTCCACAATATGGTCAAGAAAAAACGGGTGGCTAATAAAATTTTCCGTATTTGGGATAATGGTTCTTGCCTTACTTCCCCTGATCTTATCCAGCAGTCTGGAGCCGCCTTTTTTCAAAACCTGCTTACTGGGGATCCTTTTGTGCTTTCTTGCCCAGATTTTTCTGATTTCCCTTTGGTGATCTCGGATTTGGAGAACGCCAATATTGCTGCCCCCCTTCATTGGAGGAGGTGCGGGCGACTGTTTTCTCCATACATCGTGATAGTGTGGCGGGGCCTGATGGTTTCTCTTCGGCTTTCTTTCAGCATTGCTGGGAGATTGTCCATCAGGATGTTTTGGATGCGGTTCTTGATTTCTTTCGGGGTAGTCCCATGCCACAGGGGTTTACTGCCACCACGATCACATTGATTCCCAAAGTCATGGGTGCTCAAGCTTGGTCGGACTTTCGTCCTATCAGCTTGTGTAATGTGACCAATAAGATCATTTCCAAACTATTATATTCTCGATTGAAGGTGGTGGCGGAGAGGCTTGTTTCGTGGAATCAGAGTGGCTTTGTTCCAGGGCGGGTGATTTCGGATAATATCCTCCTTGCTCAAGAGCTTACTCATAGTCTTTCTCTCCCCACCCGTGGTGGCAATGTTATTTTGAAATTGGATATGGCCAAAGCCTATGATAGGGTCCAATGGTCTTTTCTGTTGGATGTTTTGAGGCATTATGGCTTTTCAGAGCAGGTTGTGTCGCTGATATCTGCCTGCATTTCTCATTGCCAATTTTCAGTTAAGTATCAATGGTTCACTCACTGGATTCTTTGGATCCACTAGGGGTCTCCGGCAGGGTGACCCTTTGTCCCCTCTACTTTTCATTCTGGGGGCTGAGTACCTTTCGCGCGGGCTTGATCGTCTTTATCGTCAGTATCCTGCGATTAGGTACCGATCTGGTTGTGATCTTCCCCTTTCCCACCTGGCTTATGCTGATGATATCATTATTTTTGCCAATGGTGGGACTCGTGAGATGAACAGTCTCATGGATTTTTTGCATCACTATGAAAACTGCTCGGGGCAGTTGGTGAATGCATTTAAGAGCGTCATTATTTTGCCTCCGAGGTGTTCTGCTCGTACTCGTTCCCGTCTCCTTCGTATCACTGGGTTTGGGGAGGGTTTTTTTCCTATCAAATACCTCGGAGTTCCTTTGTTTCAGTGGGAATAGAGTTTGCTCTCTTTTTGATCCCCTTGTGCAGATGGTGTAGTAAGAAGTTGGAGGGTTGGGAGCTTAAAACTCTTTCCCCGGGGAGTCGTATGACACTCCTTAGGAGTGTTCTCCTTTCGGTTCCCCTTTACATGTTTCAGGTAGTCCAGCCTCCTCTGGCAGTTATGGAGAGGCTCGAGAATGTTTTCAATGGTTTCTTGTGGGGGTCCAGACCTTTGGATAAGAAATGGCATTGGGCGAGGTGGTCTCGTGCATGTCTTCCTGTCTCTGAAGGGGGTCTTGGATTTCGCAGGCTCAAAGATATTGTGGAAAGCTTCTCCATTAAATTATGGTTTCGCTTTCGTCAAGGTTCATCTCTATGGGCCAAATTCATGATGAGAAAATACTGCCAGTTGGGGCATCCAGCTTGTGTTTCATCTGCTGGAttcatttctcccacttggcgtCGTTTGCTTAAGATTAGGCCTCGTGCTGAATCTGGCATTCGATGGAGAGTTGGGATGGGAGATGTTAATTTTTGGGATGATATCTGGTGTGGGGATGTTCCATTATCTAGTCAGTTACCGGTTAGGGGGATCGAGGTGTCCGTGTTTCTCACTTTATTTCAGCTGGGGTTTGGGATTTTGATTTCCTCTGTTCAGTTGTTCCTCCCTCTGTTGCTGAGACTATTGCTCTGATCCCTATTGCATTGGGTGAGCCCGATTTGGCCATTTGGGTGCATAGTTCTGACGGTGTTTTTTCGATAAATCCGCTTGGGAGCTTGTCCGCCTGAGAGACCAAGTTTCTGATATATTCACTCCTTGCTGGGGCAGTTGGCTGAGGCCTACTATGTCTTTCTTCCTATGGAGGTTTTGGCATCAATGGCTTCCAGTGGACGATGTTCTCCAGCGTCGTGGTTTCGAGTTGGCGTCTAAATGTCAGTGCTGTGAGATGCCTGAGACATTCACGCACATTTTCATTGACAGCCCTATTGCCAGATCTGTATGGCATTTTTTGGGGCTGTTTTCATGTCCGTATTCCCCTTACTAGTGATTTCAGACTCTTCCTCAGTGCTTGGAAGAGGCATCCGGGGTGGACACCTAGAGGCCACGTGAAGGAGTTTTTGCCTTTCATTGTTTTATGGTTTCTCTGGACAGCTAGGAATGATGCGAAACACCGTCATTTGCACATTTCTGGGGAGACTGTTAAGTCTCAGATTTTGTCCTATTTGCGTCTCGCTCACGCTGCGTCTACTGTTAAGACCATGCACTGGCGTGGTGTTTTACATGCTGCGAGGTCGCTGGGGTTTTTTGTTGATACGCGCAGGGTTCATAAAATGGCGATTGTCCGTTGGTTGAGACCGCCGGTTGGGTGCTTCAAACTGAATGTGGATGggagttcgagaggtagtcctgGAGCTTCTACTATTGGTGGTGTTGTTCGTGACTCCTCTGGTCAGGTGCTGGTTTCTTTCAGTGAGTTCATTGGAGTTGGGACCAATATCCGGGCAGAACTTTGGGCTATTTGGAGGGGTCTTCTCATTTCTTCTGATCTTCATTTCTTCCCTCTTTGGATTGAGACTGACTCTCGTATATCTCTTCTTATACTTCGCTCCCGCCGGTGTACTTGGGATCTTGAGCATATTGTTACACGGATTCGTTTGCTGATGAGGGGGCGTTCAGTTCATCTATCGCATATTTACCGGGAAGGGAATTCGGTGGCGGATGCCCTTGGCGGCGAGGGGCTCATTTACTCAGGAATTATACCTTAGAGTTAGTCCTTCCTACCTAGAGATATCTCCATCCTTGCCCGTTCGGATCGTTCCGGGGCTCCCTTACCTTAGATATAGAGACTCGGAGCCAGTTGTGCCCTGTCCTCTTTTTGATCTCTTTTCTGTACAGCATATTGTTGgagtatttatatataaatatatatagtatTTTTATTGCAGGTATATTAGCTCTGGGAATTTGGTTTGTCATTCACATTTGCTCCTGTGCTAGTGGGTCCAGACACTGGCAACAGGATGTGTTCGTCCTGGTTAATTGTTCTTGCTTGGATGTTTTCCACTTTCATATGGTCCGTGCAAGTGGGCTAACCAGACACTTGCTTCATAGACATGTTTGTTCTTGTTTGTTCGGAAGTGGGGTTTCTGCAACTGTTTCTGGTGGTGCTTTCACTTGACCCACATCATGGTCCCTGGGCGGGCGTTTACTAGCTGGTTCTCCTTGCTCGCCGTAATCAGACTATAGTAGAGGTTTTTGCCTGGATTCATGGTGGGATTCACAGGGTGGCCTTTCAGGAATGATCCTCTGTTTCTTGCCATGTTTCGGGTCAGACTTCTACTGCATGGGCTTGTGCTTTATGTTCTTTTGCTTCATATGTTGGATATCTTTTGTTCCGGGCGGGAATTGCGAAATTCTAATATTTTGCTCTGGGATCGCCATTGTATAGTGAACTTCCGGGCCAGACATTCGTTTGACTGGAGGGTTCGGTACAGTTGTCAGCTACCAGATTATATTCATTTTGACAGAATACGCAATTCTCCAGGGGATAGCATTCAGGGATGAGAAGCTTTTGCATTGACTTAGCGTTCACTCTCGGGCCCCGTTATCATTTGGGCTTCCTCAGAATGTTGTTATTAGTGGCTGTTTGTATTTATGGTTAGTTTTCTGGCGTTTTTCAGTAGCGTTCTAGGGTTAGGTTTGCTTCTGTATTTACCTACCCCCTAGGTGCTTTGTTTTGTCGTTTAAATCCTTAACTTGCTTAGCCCTTTTTGAGGAGGTTTGGTTTTATATATCCACCTCCTCTTTTAGGTTTTTATATTAATGGTTCTTCTGTATTTTGTTACTGTCTATTTTGTGGATAatacaggtaggggtctgcctaacccccccgcttccggcggtgttttcaggaaaaaaaaaaaaaaaaaaaaaaaaccctaaaccctaaacccttaaccctaaaccctaaaccctaaacccagaCTCATTTGCCCCAAAAAATTTTCTCTGAAAAAAACACACAGTAAAAGGTGCGAAAAAAACACACTAATATTTGACACTATTCACGCCCAAACCGGCCATGCCGCCGCCGCCGGGACCCCGGCCGGAATAATATACCATTAGAACCGCCTCCTCACGCTGATCAACATACTCAAATTTCAGGTCATTCGGAGACCGTTTGCCCCGTCAAATCGCCGATCGAAAATACTGTTTTTCCGACCGTTTCTTCGACGTCGCCGGTTTCTCTTTTTTCCGGCGATGGTTGTCCTCCACTTGGTTCGCCTACTCCTCCCCTTTCTTTTCCGACCCTTGACGTGACGTCTTGTGCTTCCATTTCGCCGGAAACCTCGAAAAACCAGTCGCCTCCACTGTTCATCGTCTCCTCCACTGGTTTTTGTCCGATTCCGGCCATCTCCGGTAATCTCGTTTCAAATGGAACCCCGATCTGGAATCCTCATGTCCAGACGATGCTAATGCCTCAGGTTGGAGCCCCAACGCCGTTCTATAGCGGCGGGAATTTTAGATCTACGTTTCAAGGTCACTATTCACCGTCTGCGATTTCTTCGTCGGCCAATTACTCCGGCGATATGGCTCCGTTCTTTAATTCCTCTTCAGCGTACACTCCTCATGTCATGGGTAATGTTTTCCTTCCGTCAATTTCAGCAAACTCGCCGGAAATCGGAAACGCCCAAATTCCGATTTCCTCCACTTTTCCGGCTACTGTATTCCCCGATTTCAGCCCTCCGCCGCCCGGTTCTGCTGGTTCCGACACCGGTTTCGTGTTCACAGCATCGTCGCCGGCCCTTGGTGGTGCTCCGATGGGTGAGGACCGAGTCAACTCGGTTGAGTCTCCTAGTCGAGTTCAGTGGGTCAACTCGGCAGTCAACCCTGGTGCTTCTGCGGTCAATGTAAGTCCAAAAATTGCTGTTTCACCTCATGTGTCTTTTAAGGATGTTTTGGCTCCCCCGTCTCCTCGTACGATGAAGAATAGCTTTGACGATGTTCTGAACTCGATGGAGGAGATACTCGAGCCTTCTTTTTTGGATGGGAAACCGGGTATTCTTTTCCCGGATAAGGTAATTTCCTCCCTTGTTGAGCCATTTAAATTTGCATTGGTGGGTAAAATTTCTGGGAATCGGTCTGTGGTCCCCAATTCGATGATATCTGTTGCCTTTGGCAAAGTGGGTTTGGTCAGACCtttcaatttgaaatttttacccCGTGGTTTTATGGTCATTACTCTCTCTTGTGAAGAGGATTACGCCCGCCTTTGGGCGAGGGGTAATATGATGGTTGGCTCACTTGGTATCCGTTTTTCTAAATGGACACCAGAATTCAAGTTTCAGGCGGAGTCGCCTGTTGCCCCAGTTTGGGCTCGACTTCCCGAATTGCCCTTGCATTTATATGAGAAAAAAAGTCTTTGTGCTATTGCCAAGCTCTTGGGTAAGCCTATCAAAGTTGATGACCACACAGCTGAGGTGTCTCGTGGGGCCTTTGCTCGTGTGTGTGTGGAAATTAATGTGTTGGAGCCTCCAGTCAAGCAAATTTGGGTGGGCTGGGGTGACCACACTCAAGAGATTGAGGTTATGTATGAGAGGATCCCGGCATATTGCACTGATTGCAAAATGCTGGGACATGCGACGAGTGTTTGTTACTCGCATGGCAAGAATCCCCGGCCGATCCGGGCTAAGTCTAGTGGTCCAGTCCCACCGTCACAGACGGTTGCTCCTACAGTCCAGACACCCCAGGAGGGTGTTACTCCTGCTTTTCCTTCGGGACCACAGCCCCAGCTTCAAGAAATAGGCTTCGGCCCCCGACGGAGGAGGAGGAGGCGTCCAGTGCGTCGAGTTCCCCCTACTGGAGTTACCCCTCCCGGTACTGTTGTCCCACAGGGAGTGGTTTCTTCTAATGCTTTTGAAGTCTTGTCCCCCTGGCGTGATGAGGCCCAGCGTTTTGACGCTGCTGATTTGGTTGGGGAAAATTCTGGTTCTGCGCCGCACACCGAGGATGTGGGTGCTGATTTACTTGGTGTTGAGCATTTGGAACAGTCCCTTCTCCCGAGGGAGGATCCTCCTGATACCTCTGTCGGTTTGAGTTCTCATCAGGAGGCCCCTATCTCTGACCGCCCTGTGGTCACGGTGGCTGAGGATGATGAGAATGATCCTTATGTGGATTGCGTGGATGACCTTGGCTCTCCACGACCGGAGGTGGTGACTGTGTTTGCCCCCCCGGAGGTTTGTCTTCAAAATCATAGCAGTCACTCGGTCCCATCCTTTCCTGCATCCCCTGCTGATGCTACTTCTATGTTGGACGAGTTGATTGCTCGACAGGGACCCCCTATTCTTGAGGTGATTCCCAGTCACATGTCGGCTGATGATCCTGATCAGGATTTCGATCGACATTCAGTGTCTGGATTTAGTTGTGGGTCAGAGTGTAGTTTTCTGGACACTGACATGTCCAATCCCAGAAAGAGATCTCAGGATGATGGTCGGCGATCGCGTAAAAAGCGATCGGATCCTTCTTCCACCCGTTCCCCATGAATTGCCTAATCTGGAATATCCGGGGACTTCGAGGTTCGGAGTCCCAGCAGAGGCTTCATGCCTTTGTGAAGGAGAAACAGATTAAGGTTTTGGCTGTTTTGGAGCCCATGATTGATCTGGATCCGAGATTCATGACTCGCCGTTTGGGGTTTTCTGGAGTCATCTCTAATCTCTCCGGTCATATTTGGGTATTTTTTGCTGCTGATGTGAGGGCGGAGTGTGTTTTTGATCATGCTCAGTTCCTTCACATCAGAGTCTCTGCCTCCTTCTTACCGACAGAGATTTTTTGTTCGTTTGTCTATGCCAGATGTGATTATGTTCAGCGTAGGGATCTTTGGGCTTCCTTGCTTTTGGTTAAGCCTGTTTTGGGTCCCTGGCTGGTTGGGGGCGACTTTAATGTCGTCAGGGATGCGTCTGAGTGCCTGGGCTCCCGTGGTGGTAGGTTGCTACCCATGGAGGAGTTCAACACTTTTATTCTTGATTCTGGCCTGATCGATGCTGGTTTTGAGGGGTCTTCGTTCACCTGGACGAATAAGACCATTTGGAAGCGGTTGGACAGGGTCTTGGTTTCTATTGATTGGGGAGACCATTTCAGCTCGATTCGGGTTGAACATCTCGCTCGTACTGTCTCGGATCACTGTCCGCTTTTGGTCACCGCTCCTGTTTTTGCCCGTGGGCCGAGCTCGTTTCGCTTCCAGCGTATGTGGGTTCGGCACCATGGTTTTTTGCAGACTGTGAGGCTTAACTGGAATCTACCCTGTAGTCTGAGTGGCATGCCTCGGCTTTTTGCCAAGATGAAGCGTCTCAAGCATCACCTCCGGTGGTGGAATCGGGATATTTTTGGTAACATCTTTGATAGACTCACTGAGGCTGAGAGGGCTGTTCGTGCAGCCGAGACTGTTTGTGAGGCCGACCCTTCTGACGTGAATTGGACTTTACTGTCCGATCGCAATGAGGATCTGGCCCGTATCACCGccatggaggcggatttttggAAACAGAAAGCGGCTTGCCATTGGCTTGAGGATGGTGAGCGGAACACCAGACTCTTCCATAACATGGTGAGGAAAAAGCGCGTTGTGAATAAGATTTTCCGCATTTGGGAGAATGGGGTCTGCCTGACGTCTCAGGATTTGATTCAGCAGTCGGGAGCCTTGTTTTTCCAGGATCTTCTTACCGGGGAGCCCTCTGCGCTCGATTGCCCTGATTTTTCGGGTTTTCCCTCGGTCATCTCTGCTGTGGAGAATGATGGTATTGCTGCGATTCCCTCTTTGGAGGAGGTCCGCGCGACCGTCTTCTCCATTCACCCTGATAGTGTTGCTGGCCCTGATGGCTTTTCTTCGGCGTTCTTCCAGCATTGCTGGGAGATTGTCCATCAGGATGTTTTTGGTGCTGTTCTTGATTTTTTCCGGGGTTCCCCTATGCCCCAAGGTTTTACTGCCACCACGATCACTCTGATTCCCAAAGTCGAGGGTGCACGTGCTTGGTCGGACTTCCGTCCGATCAGCCTGTGCAATGTCACGAACAAGATCATCTCGAAGCTGTTGTACTCTCGGTTGAGGGATGTGGTGGAGAAGCTTATTTCCCCGAATCAGAGTGGCTTCGTTCCGGGTCGGATGATCTCTGATAATATTCTTCTTGCCCAGGAGCTCACTCACAGCATTACTCTCCCCACTCGTGGTGGTAATGTCATCTTGAAGTTGGATATGGCCAAGGCCTATGATAGGGTCCAGTGGCCTTTCCTTTTTGACGTCTTGAGACATTTTGGTTTTTCAGAGCGTGTTGTGGCTCTGGTCTCCGCCTGTATCTCCCATTGTCATTTCTCCGTGAACATCAATGGATCTCTATCGGGGTTTTTTGGTTCCACTAGAGGCCTCCGGCAGGGTGATCCATTGTCTCCCCTTCTCTTCGTTCTGGGGGCGGAGTATCTTTCTCGTGGTCTTGACCGCCTCTACCTGCAGCTTCCTGAGCTGAGGTATCGTTCTGATTGTGACATTTTGATTTCCCATCTGGCTTATGCTGATGATGTCATTATTTTTGCCAGTGGTGGGTCTCGTGGTATGCAGCGCCTTGTCGATTTTCTGCATCACTACGAGAACTGTTCGGGGCAGCGTGTGAATGCTGCCAAGAGTTCTTTGATTTTGCCTCCGAGGTGCTCTGGGCGCCTCCGCTCCCGGCTTTTGCGCATCACCGGGTTCGCCGAGGGTCATCTGCCCCTCAAGTACCTAGGAGTTCCCCTTTTTCGGGGTAATCGCACGTGCTCCCTTTTTGAGCCCCTCCTACAGTCTGTTCGTAGGAAGTTAGAGGGTTGGGAGCTTCGGACCCTCTCCCCGGGTAGCCGCATGACCCTGATACGTAGCGTACTCCTCTCCATGCCGATTTATCTGTTTCAGGTGGTTCAGCCACCTCTGGCTGTCATGGAGAAGCTTGAGCGGGTGTTTAATGCCTTCCTCTGGGGGTCGAGACCTTTGGATAGGAAATGGCACTGGGCCCGGTGGTCCCGGGCTTGCCTCCCCGTGCTTGAGGGGGGTCTTGGATTCCGCAGATTGAAAGATCTCGTGGAATGCTTTTCTATAAAATTATGGTTCAGATTTCGGCAGGGCTCCTCTCTATGGGCTAGATTCCTTTTTCGGAAGTATTGCCGGCTGGATGCTCCTGCCTGTGTCCCCGCCCGTGCTTCTATTTCCCCCATTTGGCGACGTCTCCTCAGGATCCGCCCTCGCGCGGAGCCTGGCATTCGCTGGCGAGTTGGTCTCGGAGATGTTTCCTTTTGGGATGACACTTGGTTTGGGGACGTTCCTTTGTCCTCCTGGTGTGTGGTCCGCGGGGGCCGTGATGTTCGGGTCTCTCATTTTCTGTCTGAGGGGTCCTGGGATTTCGATCGACTTTGTGCTGTTGTTGCTCCTTCGGTTGCCGAGGAGATAGTTTTGATTCCTGTTCTTTCGGGAGAGCCTGATCTGGCTCGATGGATCCATAGCTCCGATGGTGTTTTTTCCGTGAGATCTGCTTGGGAACTGATCCGTCAGCGTGCTCCGTCTTCTGATATTTTCCGCCCGCGTTGGGGGAGCTGGTTGAGGCCTACCATGTCGTTCTTCCTCTGGAGATTCTGGCATCAGTGGCTCCCAGTTGATGAGGTGCTCCAGCGCCGGGGTTTTGCGTTAGCCTCGAGATGTCAGTGTTGTGATATGGCTGAGACATTCACACACATATTCATTCGCAGCCCGGTTGCTCGATCTGTCTGGCACTTCTTTGGCGCCGTGTTTCGGGTTCGTATTCCCGACACTGAGGATTTCAATTTGTTCCTCAGTGCGTGGAAGAGAGATTTGGTCTGGTCCCGGGGGGGCCATGTGCGGGAGTTTCTCCCCTGCATTGTTCTGTGGTTCCTCTGGACTGCGCGGAACGATTCTAAGCATCGTCATCTCCCTGTTTCTGGGGAGACGGTGAAGTACCAGATTTTGTCTTACCTCCGTCTCGCCCACTCTGCGCGTACTGTCAAGCCCAGACATTGGCTGGGTGTGTTTCATGTGGCGAGATCGATGGGTATTTCGGTTGCTCTCCATAGATTACATAGGACGGCGATTGTTCGCTGGCTGCGACCGCCGTCCGGGTGCTTCAAGCTTAATGTCGATGGGAGCTCGCGTGGTGTATCTGGGGACTCTGCTGCTGGTGGCGTTGTTCGGGATGATTCCGGGAGGGTTGTGCTCTCATTCAGCGAGTTCATTGGAGCTGGGTCTTCTCTCCGGGCTGAGCTTTGGGCGGTTTGGAGGGGTCTTCTCCTTTGTTCTGATCATTCATTTTTTCCTCTTTGGATCGAGCTTGATTCATTGACTTCTATTCAGCTCATTCGTTCCCGTCGATGTTGCTGGGGTCTTGATCACATTGTCTCCAGGATTCTGGTCCTTTTGAGGGGGCGGTCTGTTCATATTTCACATATATTCCGGGAGGGTAATTCGGTGGCGGATGCGTTGGCGGCGAGGGCTCATACCCTTAGGCACTTtaccttagagttaggtccTTCCCTACCTAGGCACATCTCCATACTTGCTCGCTCGGATTCCTCCGGGCTTCCCTACCTGAGATATCGATCTTCTTAGCTGTTTGCAGCCCTTCCCTTCATTTGGATCCATTTCTGCGAtctttatatatgtatatgtatattttttctttgcagGTACTGTTACTTAGGGGGCTTCTATTTTCCCCCGTTTTGCCAGTCTGGTGTGAGTGGGCCCAGACACTCGCACACTACATGTTTGGTCTCCTCGGGATTGGGTGGGCTCTCGCACTTACCCTCTTGGTGCTTTTCTTTGGCCCTCTCATATTCCCTGGAGCGTTATTTCTGTTTGGGCCTCTCTTGGGTCCACTTCTGGTCCCTGGCGGGCGTTTACTGCAGTTTCTCCTTGCCCGCCGTCTCAGTTCTTTTACAGGAGTTTACTGGATGTCGTGGTGGTTCCAGGGATTCGTTCCGGACGATCCTCTTCATTGCTATGATACCTTCGTCAGATTTATACTTCAGATGCTGGATCTTTTTTGTTCTGGCTGGATTGCGATCTTCATTTTGCTCTTCTATCGTCATTGTACAGTGATTTCCTGGCCTTATCTTATTTTGACTGCTGGGATTCATACAGTTACTCGATTTCAGATTAGAGTCGTTTTGGCATATTGGATTCTTCAGGGTGATGGCTTAGAGATGAGAACTTCTTCATGGATTCTGCACTCATCTCCCAGTTATCATTTGGTCTTCATTGGCGTGTGGACTCTTAGCGCAGCTCGTATTTGATTAGTTTATGGCGCATTTTTTGTCGTAGTCTAGGGTTTTTACGTATTTATGTCCCTAGGCTACttggtatttatgtttttactGCTTTAGCCTTTTTGAGGAGGTCTTGGTTTAGTCCCCTCCTCTTTTAGGTTTTATTTCTgctgttactttttattttgtggatatatacaggtaggggtctgcctaacccccccgcatccggcggtgttttccggaaaaaaaaaaaaaaaaaaaaaaaaaaaaaaaaccctaaaccctaaaccctaaaccctaaaccccaaaccccaaaccccaaaccccaaaccctaaaccctaaacctagaCCCATTTGACCCCAAAAAATTTTCTCTGAAAAAACACACACTAAAAGGTGCGAAAAAACACACTAAAATTCGACACTATTCACGCCTTCACGCCGCCATGCCGCCGCCGCCGGATCCCGGCCGGCCACCTACCACATCTGAACCGCCACTCTCTGCCGACCAACATACTAAAATCTCAGCCCCTTCCGACGCCGTTTGCCCCCCGAAATCGCTGCCTGAAATTACGTTTTTTCCGGCCAAAATCGCGTCGCCGGAATTTACTGGTTTTTCCGGCGACGGCTACCCATCATTGGACTCGCCTCAACCTTCTCTATCATTTCCGACCAACCCCGCTCCTCCTAGTTCTCCCGGTCAGTCGCTATTTCCGTCCAAACCTGCGCAGGTACTGTTCACCGCGCAGGCTTCCACGATTCTGTCTCCTACGGCCGATTCAGGCAACCTTTCTTGTCATTCTTCCCCGATCTATAACCGCCTTGACCAGACGATTCCAACGCCACCAGCCCCGTCCGCAACGGTTACCTTTTCCGGCGGCAATTTCAGATCTACCAATATTCCCCTTCAAACCCTAGCGCCGCCGGTTTGTTCTGTCAATTACTCCGGCGTGGTAGCTCCTTTTT
Encoded proteins:
- the LOC140820711 gene encoding uncharacterized protein — translated: MNFLIWNVRGLRNSESQQRLHALVKEKRVKILAILEPMIDLDVRFMTRRFGFSRVISNSSGHIWVFFAEDVMVECLLDHTQFLHFRVSASFLPTTVFCSFVYAKCDYIERRHLWASLLQVKPDQGPWLVGGDFNVVRKFVECLGSSGGRLLPMEEFNHFILDSGLVDAGFEGSSFTWTNKTVWKRLDRVFVSVDWGDHFHSIRVEHLIRTVSDHCPLFVSVPIFASGPSSFRFQSMWLRHHGFLQTVRLNWNLPCHLNGMHRLFVKLKRLKSHLKWWNKSVFGDLFVKLAEAEQAVRVAEAVCEADPSDLHWTSLSNCNDDLARVTAMEADFWRQKAACRWLEDGERNTKLFHNMVKKKRVANKIFRIWDNGSCLTSPDLIQQSGAAFFQNLLTGDPFVLSCPDFSDFPLVISDLENANIAAPLHWRRCGRLFSPYIVIVWRGLMVSLRLSFSIAGRLSIRMFWMRFLISFGVVPCHRGLLPPRSH
- the LOC140820712 gene encoding uncharacterized protein encodes the protein MNCLIWNIRGLRGSESQQRLHAFVKEKQIKVLAVLEPMIDLDPRFMTRRLGFSGVISNLSGHIWVFFAADVRAECVFDHAQFLHIRVSASFLPTEIFCSFVYARCDYVQRRDLWASLLLVKPVLGPWLVGGDFNVVRDASECLGSRGGRLLPMEEFNTFILDSGLIDAGFEGSSFTWTNKTIWKRLDRVLVSIDWGDHFSSIRVEHLARTVSDHCPLLVTAPVFARGPSSFRFQRMWVRHHGFLQTVRLNWNLPCSLSGMPRLFAKMKRLKHHLRWWNRDIFGNIFDRLTEAERAVRAAETVCEADPSDVNWTLLSDRNEDLARITAMEADFWKQKAACHWLEDGERNTRLFHNMVRKKRVVNKIFRIWENGVCLTSQDLIQQSGALFFQDLLTGEPSALDCPDFSGFPSVISAVENDGIAAIPSLEEVRATVFSIHPDSVAGPDGFSSAFFQHCWEIVHQDVFGAVLDFFRGSPMPQGFTATTITLIPKVEGARAWSDFRPISLCNVTNKIISKLLYSRLRDVVEKLISPNQSGFVPGRMISDNILLAQELTHSITLPTRGGNVILKLDMAKAYDRVQWPFLFDVLRHFGFSERVVALVSACISHCHFSVNINGSLSGFFGSTRGLRQGDPLSPLLFVLGAEYLSRGLDRLYLQLPELRYRSDCDILISHLAYADDVIIFASGGSRGMQRLVDFLHHYENCSGQRVNAAKSSLILPPRCSGRLRSRLLRITGFAEGHLPLKYLGVPLFRGNRTCSLFEPLLQSVRRKLEGWELRTLSPGSRMTLIRSVLLSMPIYLFQVVQPPLAVMEKLERVFNAFLWGSRPLDRKWHWARWSRACLPVLEGGLGFRRLKDLVECFSIKLWFRFRQGSSLWARFLFRKYCRLDAPACVPARASISPIWRRLLRIRPRAEPGIRWRVGLGDVSFWDDTWFGDVPLSSWCVVRGGRDVRVSHFLSEGSWDFDRLCAVVAPSVAEEIVLIPVLSGEPDLARWIHSSDGVFSVRSAWELIRQRAPSSDIFRPRWGSWLRPTMSFFLWRFWHQWLPVDEVLQRRGFALASRCQCCDMAETFTHIFIRSPVARSVWHFFGAVFRVRIPDTEDFNLFLSAWKRDLVWSRGGHVREFLPCIVLWFLWTARNDSKHRHLPVSGETVKYQILSYLRLAHSARTVKPRHWLGVFHVARSMGISVALHRLHRTAIVRWLRPPSGCFKLNVDGSSRGVSGDSAAGGVVRDDSGRVVLSFSEFIGAGSSLRAELWAVWRGLLLCSDHSFFPLWIELDSLTSIQLIRSRRCCWGLDHIVSRILVLLLRGLLFSPVLPVWCEWAQTLAHYMFGLLGIGWALALTLLVLFFGPLIFPGALFLFGPLLGPLLVPGGRLLQFLLARRLSSFTGVYWMSWWFQGFVPDDPLHCYDTFVRFILQMLDLFCSGWIAIFILLFYRHCTVISWPYLILTAGIHTVTRFQIRVVLAYWILQGDGLEMRTSSWILHSSPSYHLVFIGVWTLSAARI